GCTGCTTTTCGTTATCTGGGGACTCCCCCTGACCTTTTATCGCAGCAGGTTTCGAAAAATCGTTTACCAAACCGACAGTTGGATCATTAATATCAAACCTGTTTTTATTGACGAGATCAAAGCGCTGTTTGGGAACGTCTATCCCGACAGTCCCCAGTATTTGAAAATGCGTAATTTTTACCGGATTTATCTTTTCATCTATCTGATTCTCTTCATTTTATATCAAACTTACAAATAAATAATCATGCTAAATATTATTCATCAAGCCGAGCGGATTATTGTGCTGACCCTGATAGGGCTGATGACGTTAATGTTACTGGTTGCAACACTAAATTTAGGCTACACAGTTTTCCTGAGTTTTCTTGAATCGCCCACCTATCTGATTACTCCCAGGGGGCTGATGCAGATTTTCGACAGCTTCCTGGTAGTGCTTATCGGCCTCGAGTTACTCGAAACAATCAGGACATTCCTCAAAGACAATGTAGTGCATGTTGAAGTAGTCATGTTGGTTGCCATCATTGCAATTGCCCGCAAAGTGATTGTCCTTGATTATGACAAGTATTCAGGTCTTGAATTCATAGGTATCGGTTTGCTGATCATCGCATTGGCAGTCGGATACTTTTTCATCAGGCGCGCAATTCATCAGTATTGCGAAACAAAAACACCTTCGATTCACACTCCCCAAACCCATAATCACGAATGAAAAAGAAAGTAATTGTCATCGGCGCCGGCTTTTCCGGTCTCTCAGCAGCCACAAGTCTTGCTGACAAAGGTTTTGATGTCACCGTAATTGAAAAGAATTCAACTCCGGGTGGCCGCGCCCGTAAGTTCAGCGCCAACGGCTTCACCTTTGACATGGGGCCAAGCTGGTATTGGATGCCCGATGTGTTTGAGTCCTATTTTAATTCTTTTGGAAAAAAAGTTTCCGACTATTACGAACTGATGAGGCTTGATCCTTCATACAGAATTTTCTTTGGG
The genomic region above belongs to Bacteroidales bacterium and contains:
- a CDS encoding phosphate-starvation-inducible PsiE family protein, whose amino-acid sequence is MLNIIHQAERIIVLTLIGLMTLMLLVATLNLGYTVFLSFLESPTYLITPRGLMQIFDSFLVVLIGLELLETIRTFLKDNVVHVEVVMLVAIIAIARKVIVLDYDKYSGLEFIGIGLLIIALAVGYFFIRRAIHQYCETKTPSIHTPQTHNHE